The following proteins come from a genomic window of Corallococcus sp. NCRR:
- the rimP gene encoding ribosome maturation factor RimP has translation MESKNIKQTVEEKAAALLDPIVANEGLELLDVEYVREREGWVLRLFIDKPGGRVGLDECSQVSRAVDPVLDVEDFIPQEYSLEVSSPGVNRPLKKPAHFERVKGQKVKVKTFGPLGDPPRKNFSGTLTGVAADAISVDVEGGGAFIIPFKDIAKAHLEFEF, from the coding sequence ATGGAGTCGAAGAACATCAAACAGACGGTGGAGGAGAAGGCAGCGGCGCTGCTGGACCCCATCGTGGCGAACGAAGGCCTGGAGCTCCTGGACGTGGAGTACGTCCGCGAGCGCGAGGGCTGGGTGTTGCGGCTGTTCATCGACAAGCCCGGTGGCCGGGTGGGACTGGACGAGTGCTCCCAGGTGTCGCGCGCCGTGGATCCGGTGCTCGACGTGGAGGACTTCATCCCCCAGGAGTACAGCCTGGAGGTCTCCAGCCCGGGAGTGAACCGGCCCTTGAAGAAGCCGGCGCACTTCGAACGGGTGAAGGGACAGAAGGTCAAGGTGAAGACCTTCGGCCCGCTGGGTGACCCGCCGCGGAAGAACTTCAGCGGCACGCTCACCGGAGTGGCGGCCGACGCCATCTCCGTGGACGTGGAAGGGGGCGGTGCCTTCATCATCCCCTTCAAGGACATCGCCAAGGCCCATCTGGAGTTCGAGTTCTAG
- a CDS encoding carbon-nitrogen hydrolase family protein, producing MHLIAAAQMVSTADKAHNLDVATRLVRQAASLGAHLVGLPENFSWMGPEPERPSAAESLDGPTLSRMAELARGTKTTLLAGSILEEGAPGGRLYNTSVLFGPDGARQAVYRKMHLFDVDVGDGATYQESAAVAPGTEVVAADTVVGRLGMSVCYDLRFPELYRRLSKDGATLLAVPAAFTMMTGKDHWEVLLRARAIENQAYVLAPAQGGRHSAQRLTYGHAMVVDPWGLVTARASEGEGLAIAPVDPELQARIRRNLPCLTHRRLE from the coding sequence ATGCACCTCATCGCCGCCGCACAGATGGTGTCCACCGCGGACAAGGCCCACAACCTGGACGTGGCCACGCGCCTCGTGCGCCAGGCCGCCTCCCTGGGTGCCCACCTGGTGGGACTGCCGGAGAACTTCTCCTGGATGGGACCGGAGCCCGAGCGTCCGTCCGCCGCTGAAAGCCTGGACGGCCCCACCCTGAGCCGGATGGCGGAGCTGGCGCGGGGGACGAAGACGACGCTGCTGGCCGGCTCCATCCTGGAGGAGGGAGCGCCCGGCGGCCGGCTCTACAACACCAGCGTCCTGTTCGGCCCGGACGGCGCCCGGCAGGCCGTCTACCGGAAGATGCACCTGTTCGACGTGGATGTGGGGGACGGTGCCACCTACCAGGAGTCCGCGGCGGTGGCGCCGGGGACGGAGGTGGTGGCGGCGGACACGGTGGTGGGCCGGCTGGGCATGAGCGTCTGCTACGACCTGCGCTTCCCGGAGCTGTACCGGCGGCTGTCGAAGGACGGGGCGACGCTGCTCGCGGTGCCGGCGGCCTTCACGATGATGACCGGCAAGGACCACTGGGAGGTGCTGCTGCGCGCCCGGGCCATCGAGAACCAGGCGTACGTGCTGGCGCCGGCCCAGGGCGGGCGGCACTCCGCGCAGCGGCTGACGTACGGCCACGCGATGGTGGTGGACCCGTGGGGCCTGGTGACGGCGCGGGCCTCCGAGGGCGAGGGACTGGCCATCGCGCCGGTGGACCCGGAGCTCCAGGCACGCATCCGGCGGAATTTGCCGTGCCTGACGCACAGGCGGCTGGAGTAG
- a CDS encoding FecR family protein has protein sequence MALPPGCTADEKPRGPTEAPLPPPVPRAHLRELTGDVQIKRAVADEWSPARDELPLYENDKVRTEAGASAQVVFANGSTLHLGGDSLVGIAESKLRTDVTVLRGRVDATLEKPATQSLSVTTPSATVRAGRKIEFQ, from the coding sequence ATGGCCCTTCCTCCCGGCTGCACCGCCGATGAGAAGCCTCGGGGGCCCACCGAGGCACCCCTGCCTCCGCCCGTGCCGCGCGCGCACCTGCGGGAGCTGACGGGGGACGTGCAGATCAAACGCGCGGTGGCGGATGAATGGAGCCCCGCGCGCGACGAGCTGCCCCTCTACGAGAACGACAAGGTCCGCACCGAGGCCGGGGCCAGCGCCCAGGTCGTGTTCGCCAATGGCAGCACGCTGCACCTGGGGGGCGATTCCCTGGTGGGCATCGCGGAGAGCAAGTTGCGAACGGACGTCACCGTCCTGCGGGGACGGGTGGATGCCACCCTGGAGAAGCCGGCCACCCAGTCGCTGTCCGTCACCACCCCATCCGCCACCGTTCGGGCGGGCAGGAAGATTGAATTCCAATGA
- a CDS encoding peptidoglycan-binding protein LysM: protein MKAALWLSAWMGLSVVPSTAPTSVGRESADGASPSGGASASAPRKAPGTEPQTALKALEMSRAAVKAAPDDARRREAESRLKEAEAHFQAARYADALHKADEAWALLNPPQPSNFTVEVDHDGGTTTVTHRQGPPVTVEAQHATRVLVKGESVRVQQGTVLPEPPGAPQLAQPADKARFTLKPADGGLLGPVTLAWASVQGATRYEVEVVAEGVEGKAAAAPVRMVLAARQWTLPALPAGRYRWTVTAVSPEQGRSLPSQTRRFELAAESLELNVKVKDGWQK from the coding sequence ATGAAGGCCGCCCTCTGGCTCAGCGCGTGGATGGGGCTGTCCGTGGTGCCGTCAACCGCTCCGACGTCCGTGGGGCGTGAGTCCGCGGACGGCGCGTCCCCTTCCGGAGGTGCCTCGGCGTCGGCGCCCCGGAAGGCGCCCGGGACGGAGCCGCAGACGGCGCTCAAGGCGCTGGAGATGTCGCGCGCGGCGGTGAAGGCCGCGCCGGACGATGCGCGCCGCCGTGAGGCCGAGTCCCGCCTGAAGGAAGCGGAGGCGCACTTCCAGGCCGCGCGGTACGCGGACGCGCTGCACAAGGCGGACGAGGCGTGGGCGCTGCTCAACCCGCCCCAGCCGTCCAACTTCACGGTGGAGGTGGACCACGACGGCGGCACCACCACCGTCACCCACCGGCAGGGGCCTCCCGTCACCGTGGAGGCGCAGCACGCCACCCGCGTGCTGGTGAAGGGCGAGTCCGTGCGCGTGCAGCAGGGCACCGTGCTGCCGGAGCCGCCCGGCGCGCCGCAGCTGGCGCAGCCCGCGGACAAGGCCCGCTTCACGCTGAAGCCGGCGGACGGAGGGCTGCTGGGGCCGGTGACGCTGGCGTGGGCCTCCGTCCAGGGCGCCACGCGCTACGAGGTGGAGGTCGTCGCGGAGGGAGTGGAGGGTAAGGCCGCGGCGGCGCCGGTGCGCATGGTGCTGGCCGCGCGGCAATGGACGTTGCCGGCGCTGCCCGCGGGCCGTTATCGCTGGACGGTGACGGCGGTGAGTCCGGAGCAGGGGCGGTCCCTGCCTTCCCAGACACGGCGTTTCGAGCTGGCCGCGGAATCGCTCGAACTCAACGTCAAGGTGAAGGACGGGTGGCAGAAGTAG